Proteins co-encoded in one Haloarcula pelagica genomic window:
- a CDS encoding DUF5795 family protein: MADNRVIQGRMQTPESLAELIEGDSVMDAEPIEDADMDCPECGENVVTVGYMPSALAFVTGYKCQECDWSDTERD, translated from the coding sequence ATGGCCGACAACCGCGTGATCCAGGGCCGGATGCAGACCCCCGAGAGCCTCGCCGAACTCATCGAAGGCGACAGCGTGATGGACGCAGAACCGATCGAAGACGCTGATATGGACTGCCCGGAGTGTGGCGAGAACGTCGTCACGGTCGGCTACATGCCCTCCGCGCTGGCGTTCGTCACCGGCTACAAGTGCCAGGAGTGTGACTGGTCCGACACCGAGCGGGACTGA
- a CDS encoding DUF5794 domain-containing protein, with protein sequence MSSSRHPVALRVEQRVGRGGRLLGTVMALPLIDGIFPVLVLAGALTTWTGMLEVGLLVFGGSATVAVVLAEMDGGPREQATTVLLIGSLLIPLAVIEAALAPTIDSLVRTGVLERFAGIVIMAIAAQTASSRVSELLPRPAIIVVLGLLAGFDPAGATLVTAVDPWMLARAAGTAGIGVGFALAVAVSSPWLRNAVDIDRFRFGSAVALGVLSLSVLGILPTTAPVALGVLAVTALLSFDPGNARERHTDYHPDDVDLTAAFSDGGASQGVAADQQTDDGAAVDYEPDTERAPWL encoded by the coding sequence ATGAGTAGCTCCAGACACCCAGTCGCACTCCGCGTCGAGCAGCGGGTCGGCCGTGGCGGCCGCCTGCTCGGAACGGTCATGGCGCTACCGCTCATCGACGGCATCTTCCCGGTGCTCGTCCTGGCCGGTGCGCTCACCACCTGGACGGGGATGCTCGAAGTCGGCCTGCTGGTCTTCGGAGGGTCCGCGACTGTCGCGGTCGTCCTCGCCGAGATGGACGGCGGTCCACGCGAGCAGGCCACGACTGTCCTCCTGATCGGCAGTCTGCTCATCCCGCTTGCCGTGATCGAGGCCGCGCTCGCGCCGACCATCGACAGCCTCGTCCGGACGGGCGTCCTCGAACGGTTCGCCGGCATCGTCATCATGGCGATCGCCGCGCAGACGGCCAGTTCGCGGGTCAGCGAACTCCTCCCGCGCCCGGCGATCATCGTCGTACTCGGCCTGCTGGCCGGGTTCGACCCTGCCGGCGCGACGCTCGTGACGGCAGTCGACCCCTGGATGCTGGCCCGGGCCGCCGGGACCGCCGGCATCGGCGTCGGCTTCGCGCTGGCAGTCGCCGTCTCCAGCCCGTGGCTGCGCAACGCGGTCGACATCGACCGGTTCCGCTTCGGGAGCGCCGTCGCGCTGGGCGTCCTCTCGCTGTCGGTCCTGGGTATCCTTCCGACGACCGCACCCGTAGCGCTGGGCGTCCTCGCGGTCACCGCGCTGCTGTCGTTCGACCCCGGCAACGCCCGCGAGCGACACACCGACTACCACCCCGACGACGTGGACCTGACCGCCGCCTTCTCCGACGGCGGCGCGTCCCAGGGTGTCGCCGCCGACCAGCAAACCGACGACGGCGCCGCGGTCGACTACGAACCGGACACCGAACGGGCCCCCTGGCTCTGA
- the guaB gene encoding IMP dehydrogenase encodes MANDSEPFSEKLRVPEALTFDDVLLRPKESRVEPDEADTATSVSRSVELNVPVLTAAMDTVTESDMAIAMARQGGLGVLHRNMDAEEMADEIERVKRADELIIRDVVTASPEQTVREVDEMMDREGVSGAPVVDDETGEVLGIISGTDIRPYLEVGESDAVTEAMTGEVVTAPEDVSPRDALELMYDHKIERVPIVDEANRLTGLVTMKGVLQRREYDEAARDEDGHLRVGAAVGPFELDRAQAADDAGADILFIDCAHAHNANVIDSAREIKAEVGADVVVGNIGTREAAEAVVDFADGVKVGIGPGSICTTRVVTGAGMPQITAVAQVADVASQHDVPVIADGGIRYSGDAIKAIAAGADAVMLGSYFAGTDEAPGRVITMNGKKYKQYRGMGSVGAMNEGGGERYLKEDEEDEDYVPEGVEAATPYKGSLESELHQLVGGMQSGMGYVGAETIPEFKTRAEFVRVSAAGQQESHPHDVMITDEAPNYSPDS; translated from the coding sequence ATGGCGAACGATTCCGAGCCCTTCTCCGAGAAACTCCGCGTTCCGGAGGCTCTCACATTCGACGACGTACTGTTGCGACCCAAAGAGTCTCGCGTCGAACCCGACGAGGCCGACACCGCGACCAGTGTCTCCCGCTCGGTCGAACTGAACGTTCCAGTTCTGACGGCTGCGATGGATACGGTCACCGAGAGCGACATGGCGATCGCCATGGCCCGGCAGGGCGGTCTGGGCGTCCTCCACCGGAACATGGACGCCGAGGAGATGGCCGACGAGATCGAGCGGGTCAAGCGGGCCGACGAACTGATCATCCGCGATGTCGTGACGGCCAGCCCGGAGCAGACCGTCCGGGAGGTCGACGAGATGATGGATCGGGAGGGCGTCTCCGGCGCGCCCGTCGTCGACGACGAGACCGGTGAGGTCCTGGGGATCATCTCCGGGACGGACATCCGGCCGTACCTCGAAGTCGGCGAGTCCGACGCCGTGACCGAAGCGATGACCGGCGAGGTCGTCACAGCCCCGGAAGATGTCTCGCCGCGGGACGCGCTGGAACTGATGTACGACCACAAGATCGAACGGGTCCCGATCGTCGACGAGGCGAACCGGCTGACCGGCCTCGTGACGATGAAAGGCGTCCTCCAGCGCCGCGAGTACGACGAGGCCGCACGCGACGAGGACGGCCACCTCCGGGTCGGCGCCGCCGTCGGCCCGTTCGAGCTGGACCGTGCACAGGCAGCAGACGACGCTGGCGCGGATATCCTCTTCATCGACTGCGCTCACGCGCACAACGCCAACGTCATCGACAGCGCCCGCGAGATCAAGGCCGAAGTCGGGGCCGACGTGGTCGTCGGCAACATCGGCACCCGCGAGGCGGCCGAGGCGGTCGTCGACTTCGCCGACGGCGTCAAGGTGGGCATCGGGCCGGGCTCGATCTGTACGACCCGCGTGGTCACCGGCGCCGGGATGCCCCAGATCACCGCCGTCGCACAGGTCGCTGACGTGGCCAGCCAGCACGACGTGCCGGTCATCGCCGACGGTGGCATCCGGTACTCCGGGGACGCGATCAAGGCCATCGCCGCCGGTGCCGACGCGGTCATGCTCGGATCGTACTTCGCCGGGACGGACGAGGCACCGGGCCGCGTCATCACGATGAACGGCAAGAAGTACAAGCAGTACCGCGGGATGGGCAGCGTCGGCGCGATGAACGAGGGCGGCGGCGAACGCTACCTCAAGGAGGACGAAGAAGACGAGGACTACGTCCCCGAAGGCGTCGAGGCGGCGACCCCCTACAAGGGCTCGCTCGAATCCGAACTCCACCAGCTCGTCGGCGGGATGCAGTCCGGGATGGGCTACGTCGGCGCAGAGACGATTCCGGAGTTCAAGACACGGGCCGAGTTCGTCCGTGTCTCGGCGGCCGGCCAGCAGGAGAGCCACCCGCACGACGTGATGATCACGGACGAGGCACCGAACTACAGTCCCGACAGCTGA
- a CDS encoding GNAT family N-acetyltransferase, whose amino-acid sequence MTSYTLHVGDDEALGDSARTVRRTVFIEEQGVSEAEEMDDKDGEATHLVLADQDEPVATARYRLVDDETVKIERVAVLASHRGTGLGARIMEAAESAASEDGATEAVLHGQRRVEGFYAELGYESVGDEFEEAGIPHVEMRKDLT is encoded by the coding sequence GTGACCTCCTACACCCTCCACGTCGGCGACGACGAGGCACTGGGCGACAGCGCCAGAACCGTCCGACGGACGGTCTTCATCGAGGAACAGGGCGTCTCCGAAGCCGAAGAGATGGACGACAAGGACGGCGAGGCGACACATCTCGTGCTCGCCGATCAGGACGAACCAGTCGCAACGGCCCGGTACCGACTCGTCGACGACGAGACGGTCAAGATCGAGCGTGTCGCGGTCCTCGCCTCCCACCGCGGGACCGGACTGGGAGCACGGATCATGGAGGCGGCCGAATCGGCCGCCAGCGAGGACGGCGCTACCGAAGCCGTCCTCCACGGCCAGCGCCGTGTCGAGGGGTTCTACGCCGAGTTGGGCTACGAGTCCGTCGGCGACGAGTTCGAGGAGGCGGGCATCCCACACGTCGAGATGCGAAAGGACCTGACCTGA
- a CDS encoding DHH family phosphoesterase — protein sequence MSAASGITMASMSTYAILGCGSVGHAVAEELVNEGKDVLILDADDGRVEALRDQDLNAQQADIVEEDVVGMVSDRDVVLIMSPDVTANAKAVENIRAADGDQFIVARADDPVSADELTELGADVVINPSAVIADSALRALETGELEYKATQLGDVIDGTEERMAILIHRSPDPDSIASAAALRAIAASRDIDADIIYEGEIGHQENRAFVNLLGIDLESQDSVDLDDYDTLALVDVAKGGEPIVESVDIVIDHYEHEHEYEHDAAFSDIRPNVSATSTILTKYIQELDLTLDQTVATALLYGIRAETLDFKRDTTPADLTAAAYLYPFADHDTLEQVESPSMSPETLDVLAEAIRNREVQGSHLVSNAGFIRDRDALAQAAQHLLNLEGITTTAVFAIADDTIYLAARSKDIRMNIGKVLSDAFGGMGETAGHSTDASVEIPLGIFTGLETNDDNRDTLLELTEEAVKRKLFEAMGVDSSSSEGGNGN from the coding sequence ATGAGTGCAGCCAGCGGCATCACGATGGCCTCCATGTCCACGTACGCTATCTTGGGGTGTGGGAGCGTGGGGCATGCAGTGGCCGAAGAACTCGTCAACGAGGGCAAAGACGTGCTCATCCTCGATGCCGACGACGGTCGCGTGGAGGCGCTGCGCGACCAGGATCTCAACGCACAGCAGGCAGATATCGTCGAGGAAGATGTCGTCGGGATGGTCAGCGACCGGGATGTCGTCCTCATCATGTCGCCGGATGTCACCGCGAACGCAAAGGCGGTCGAGAACATCCGAGCCGCCGACGGCGACCAGTTCATCGTCGCGCGGGCCGACGATCCGGTCTCGGCCGACGAGCTGACGGAACTGGGTGCCGACGTAGTCATCAACCCGTCGGCGGTCATCGCGGACTCGGCGCTTCGGGCGCTCGAAACCGGCGAACTGGAGTACAAGGCGACACAGCTTGGCGATGTCATCGACGGGACCGAAGAGCGGATGGCGATCCTCATCCACCGCTCGCCGGACCCGGACTCGATCGCCTCCGCGGCGGCGCTTCGGGCCATCGCCGCGAGTCGTGACATCGATGCGGATATCATCTACGAGGGCGAGATCGGTCACCAGGAGAACCGCGCGTTCGTCAACCTGCTGGGCATCGATCTGGAGTCACAGGACTCGGTCGACCTCGACGACTACGACACGCTCGCGCTGGTCGATGTCGCGAAGGGCGGCGAGCCCATCGTCGAGTCGGTCGACATCGTGATCGACCACTACGAACACGAACACGAGTACGAACACGACGCCGCGTTCTCGGACATCCGACCGAACGTCTCCGCGACCTCGACGATCCTCACCAAGTACATCCAGGAACTGGACCTCACGCTGGATCAGACCGTCGCGACGGCGCTGCTCTACGGGATTCGAGCCGAGACGCTGGATTTCAAGCGGGACACGACGCCTGCCGATCTGACCGCCGCGGCGTATCTCTACCCGTTCGCCGACCACGACACGCTCGAACAGGTCGAGTCGCCGTCGATGTCACCGGAGACGCTCGATGTCCTGGCCGAGGCGATCCGGAACCGGGAGGTCCAGGGGAGCCACCTCGTCTCGAATGCCGGGTTCATCCGGGACCGTGACGCGCTCGCGCAGGCGGCCCAGCACCTCCTGAACCTCGAAGGGATCACGACGACAGCGGTGTTTGCCATCGCCGACGACACGATCTACTTGGCCGCACGCTCCAAGGACATCCGCATGAACATCGGGAAGGTGCTCTCGGACGCCTTCGGCGGGATGGGTGAGACAGCGGGTCACTCCACCGACGCCAGCGTCGAGATCCCGCTCGGGATCTTCACCGGGCTGGAGACCAACGACGACAACCGGGACACGCTGCTGGAACTGACAGAAGAGGCAGTCAAACGGAAGCTGTTCGAGGCGATGGGTGTCGACAGTTCGAGCAGCGAAGGCGGGAACGGGAACTAG
- a CDS encoding PRC-barrel domain-containing protein, which translates to MDPETVPQEITTLVGREVYSKNGVFVGEVEDIRLDLDRQSVTGLALHQLNTELFGEQARSSRGVIIPYRWVQAVGDVVIVNDVVERLQAADSDSDSEEVAA; encoded by the coding sequence ATGGACCCGGAGACTGTACCACAGGAGATCACGACGCTCGTCGGGCGGGAAGTCTACTCGAAAAACGGTGTGTTCGTCGGCGAAGTCGAGGACATCCGTCTCGATCTGGACCGCCAGTCGGTGACGGGCCTGGCACTCCACCAGCTCAACACCGAACTGTTCGGCGAACAGGCCCGAAGTTCCCGCGGTGTCATCATCCCGTACCGCTGGGTTCAGGCGGTCGGCGACGTGGTCATCGTCAACGATGTCGTCGAGCGGCTTCAGGCGGCCGACTCCGACAGCGACAGTGAAGAAGTCGCAGCCTAG
- a CDS encoding DCC1-like thiol-disulfide oxidoreductase family protein yields MASFASVLIYDGECPYCSVAARALEELDDVGAISWYDEPAQRFLDAQFGATPFAMVLVDTDEGTVYADRAAAEELADRAGMPGIVGSLVRDNYETIARVVGLASGRGRDPDDYHDTYDLTDAAAGAYSALADAAVHRDITATG; encoded by the coding sequence ATGGCATCGTTCGCTTCCGTGCTGATCTACGACGGCGAATGCCCGTACTGTTCCGTGGCCGCGCGCGCCCTGGAAGAACTCGACGACGTGGGGGCGATCTCGTGGTACGACGAGCCGGCACAGCGCTTTCTCGACGCCCAGTTCGGGGCGACGCCGTTCGCGATGGTCCTGGTCGACACCGACGAGGGCACGGTGTACGCCGACCGGGCCGCCGCGGAGGAACTGGCTGACCGAGCCGGGATGCCCGGAATCGTCGGGTCGCTGGTCCGGGACAACTACGAGACCATCGCCCGCGTGGTCGGACTGGCGAGCGGTCGCGGGCGCGACCCCGACGACTACCACGACACGTACGACCTCACGGACGCGGCCGCCGGGGCCTATTCCGCTCTGGCGGACGCTGCTGTCCACCGCGATATCACTGCCACCGGGTGA
- a CDS encoding SRPBCC domain-containing protein produces MRELSASVDIPVPPETVWNVLTDVEAYPRWNTLLRIEGELAPGATVDARLSVPGLPTVSFSPEILAVDPGRELRWRSGLLGVTAEHAFLLEPLDGGTGTRFTQYEEISGPLTARVVDRLARRLRRGFEQMNVGLRRHAIAVADT; encoded by the coding sequence ATGCGGGAGCTCTCGGCCTCGGTCGACATCCCAGTCCCACCGGAGACTGTCTGGAACGTCCTGACCGATGTCGAGGCGTATCCCCGATGGAACACGCTGTTGCGGATCGAGGGGGAACTCGCTCCGGGAGCGACGGTCGACGCACGGCTCTCGGTCCCCGGCCTCCCGACAGTGTCGTTCAGTCCGGAGATTCTGGCGGTCGACCCCGGACGCGAACTGCGCTGGCGCTCCGGACTACTGGGTGTCACCGCCGAGCACGCGTTCCTGCTGGAACCGCTCGATGGCGGGACCGGAACGCGGTTTACGCAGTACGAAGAGATCAGCGGTCCCCTCACCGCCCGAGTGGTCGATCGGCTGGCGAGACGGCTCCGCCGCGGATTCGAACAGATGAACGTCGGACTCAGGCGGCACGCGATCGCCGTCGCCGACACGTAG
- a CDS encoding DUF7504 family protein, translated as MQSPISELPPVAYDNLLVVSASAPSEIAETLSTAGAELSAVAQVPISGSETDYDGAMWVCDPLVPDDLTGLSMRLSRAFEALDDGLGWVVFDSLNVFLLYADEARVARFLDHTTTQAREHGLCGVYGLVRDAVDDSTYARLRRCTDTELDLR; from the coding sequence ATGCAGTCGCCGATCAGTGAACTCCCGCCCGTCGCGTACGACAACCTCTTGGTGGTCTCGGCGTCGGCACCCAGCGAGATCGCAGAGACGCTTTCGACCGCCGGTGCGGAGCTTTCCGCTGTCGCCCAGGTTCCGATCTCCGGCTCCGAGACCGACTACGACGGTGCGATGTGGGTCTGTGATCCGCTCGTTCCCGACGACCTGACCGGGCTGAGTATGCGGCTGTCACGGGCGTTCGAGGCCCTCGACGACGGGCTGGGGTGGGTCGTGTTCGACAGCCTCAACGTGTTCCTGCTGTACGCCGACGAAGCGCGCGTCGCCCGGTTCCTCGATCACACGACGACACAGGCCCGGGAACACGGGCTGTGTGGCGTGTACGGGCTGGTCCGTGACGCGGTCGACGACTCGACGTACGCCCGACTGCGGCGGTGTACCGACACCGAGCTCGACCTCCGCTGA
- a CDS encoding protein sorting system archaetidylserine synthase (This PssA-like phosphatidyltransferase, along with a PssD-like decarboxylase, is required in Haloarchaea for the archaeosortase ArtA to replace the PGF-CTERM sorting signal with a C-terminal lipid anchor.), translating to MGFEVSRRLSAADTVTLVNAVVGFVAGAVAFTDLHLAARLLLLSVITDALDGIVARGSQGSAVGPLLDSITDVVSFGATPSLFVYVLLTRYFGDITETGIAVGLAITLVASAYVVFSIVRTAFYETYIDSADGRPGMPNSLGAIVLSTAYLGGVRQPVVLAGAMLVFSVAMIAPFDYPKPGPRHVTPVGVVLAMAVLVPDALYRFGPRAVLVIALLFFLAGPRYYWAD from the coding sequence ATGGGCTTTGAGGTATCTCGACGACTCAGTGCCGCCGACACGGTGACGCTCGTCAACGCCGTCGTCGGATTCGTCGCCGGCGCCGTCGCGTTCACCGACCTCCATCTCGCAGCACGACTGCTCTTGCTCTCGGTGATCACGGATGCGCTCGACGGGATCGTCGCCAGGGGAAGCCAGGGGTCGGCGGTCGGCCCGCTGCTCGACTCGATCACCGACGTTGTCTCGTTCGGTGCCACGCCGAGCCTCTTCGTCTACGTCCTCCTCACCCGATACTTCGGGGACATTACCGAAACCGGGATCGCGGTGGGTCTCGCGATCACGCTCGTCGCATCCGCGTACGTGGTGTTCTCCATCGTCAGGACGGCCTTCTACGAGACGTACATCGACAGCGCGGACGGGCGGCCGGGGATGCCCAACTCGCTCGGTGCGATCGTTCTCTCGACGGCGTACCTCGGCGGGGTCCGACAGCCGGTCGTCTTGGCCGGCGCGATGCTCGTCTTCTCGGTCGCCATGATCGCGCCCTTCGACTACCCCAAACCCGGCCCGAGACACGTCACGCCGGTCGGCGTGGTGCTCGCGATGGCCGTGCTCGTTCCCGACGCGCTCTATCGCTTCGGGCCACGAGCGGTGTTGGTGATCGCCCTCCTGTTTTTCCTCGCCGGCCCGCGGTACTACTGGGCAGATTGA
- a CDS encoding DUF7127 family protein produces the protein MNTEQQLFDETPLRRFEYDDSVVLAADVGAVGDASVDVVDGTVIVVAGDEQRELEVPDEDARAFINHGILTIELSPSEEDN, from the coding sequence ATGAATACAGAACAGCAGCTATTCGACGAGACGCCCCTCCGCCGGTTCGAGTACGACGACAGTGTCGTGCTCGCGGCGGACGTGGGTGCTGTCGGCGACGCTTCGGTCGACGTGGTCGACGGCACTGTCATCGTCGTTGCCGGTGACGAGCAACGTGAGTTGGAGGTGCCCGACGAGGACGCACGAGCGTTTATCAACCACGGCATCCTCACTATCGAACTGTCACCCAGCGAGGAGGACAACTGA